The following coding sequences lie in one Panicum virgatum strain AP13 chromosome 6N, P.virgatum_v5, whole genome shotgun sequence genomic window:
- the LOC120678124 gene encoding translation initiation factor IF-2-like encodes MSEAKLIGDNIVGSLRFSSSDRERRFLAEAGSSFGFPLMEKRLMSTGVSQILQDVEDLSLKAFVASRCASRQLRIDNERTSQLARMEERVVALEKEKSALEEALVAARAEAKNHAEAAEAARRDALGAEKAKENAEKAKAEAEEARRVAEAQRACGKDVQRWRTAISSFADLVQTDIHGLLAKFAIDPPEISFKRRQKSSLEASFARLKPATCAAALPVAAKTEPLAMARAKIAGGKRMMLRRSPRCDD; translated from the exons ATGTCGGAGGCGAAGCTGATCGGGGACAACATCGTCGGCAGTCTTCGGTTTTCGAGCAGCGATCGGGAGAGGAGATTCCTCGCCGAAGCCGGATCCTCCTTCGGCTTTCCCCTTATGGAGAAGCGCCTGATGTCCACCGGAGTGAGCCAAATTCTTCAAGACGTCGAAGACCTCTCCTTAAAGGCCTTCGTCGCTTCGCGCTGCGCCTCCCGTCAACTCAGGATTGACAACGAACGAACTTCGCAGTTGGCGAGAATGGAGGAGCGTGTGGTAGCCCTGGAAAAGGAAAAATCTGCTCTCGAGGAGGCACTCGTTGCTGCCCGTGCTGAGGCGAAGAACCATGCCGAGGCAGCCGAGGCTGCTCGCCGGGACGCACTTGGTGCGGAGAAGGCCAAGGAAAATGCTGAAAAAGCTAAAGCTGAAGCCGAAGAAGCCCGGAGGGTTGCCGAAGCTCAACGTGCCTGTGGGAAAGATGTTCAGCGATGGCGCACCGCTATCAGCTCCTTCGCAGATTTGGTGCAAACTGACATTCACGGCCTGCTCGCGAAGTTCGCTATTGACCCTCCGGAGATATC ATTCAAGAGAAGGCAGAAATCTTCGCTCGAGGCTTCCTTTGCGAGGCTGAAGCCGGCAACTTGCGCAGCGGCGCTCCCGGTGGCGGCGAAGACGGAGCCCCTGGCCATGGCGAGGGCAAAGATAGCGGGGGGCAAGCGGATGATGCTCCGAAGATCGCCGAGGTGTGATGACTAA